A single genomic interval of Zonotrichia albicollis isolate bZonAlb1 chromosome 33, bZonAlb1.hap1, whole genome shotgun sequence harbors:
- the SPRYD3 gene encoding SPRY domain-containing protein 3, with protein MDDLNLHFRFLNWRRRIREIREVREGRDRDRDRDRDRDRGLRCQERARHILVDGDTLSYRGPSGEVGCYVAPRPLTRDSNYFEVSIVDSGVRGTIAVGLVPHCHSLEHPPGWGPGSVAYHADDGKLYSGRAKGRQFGSKCSSGDRIGCGVERGSFGAPPAQVFFTKNGQRVGGLGVPLSPPGLFPAVGLHSLGEEVRLHLPPPGPPEDEGGAMLVDSLEEEWGRLHDVRLYGSVLEYVGKGKSIVDVGLAQARRPLSPRSHYFELEILDPGEKCYIALGVARKDYPKNRHPGWSRGSVAYHADDGKLFHGSGVGDPFGPRCYKGDVMGCGIMFPRDYGRDSEGDSDDASEPPEVKVKVRNVMYLEEEEEEEEEEEEEEEDGEDMEQEQEGRKVVVFFTRNGMVVGRREVGVPPGGLFPTVGMLSTGEKVKVDLHPLSG; from the exons ATGGATGACCTGAACCTGCACTTCAGGTTCCTCAACTGGCGCCGGCGGATCCGGGAGATCCGGGAGGTGCGCGAGggccgggaccgggaccgggaccgggatcgGGACCGAGATCGGGGCCTGCGCTGCCAGGAACGCGCCCGGCACATCCTGGTGGACGGGGACACCCTCAG CTACCGCGGCCCCTCGGGTGAGGTCGGCTGTTACGTGGCCCCGCGGCCGCTGACCCGCGACAGCAACTACTTCGAG GTGTCCATCGTGGACAGCGGCGTCCGCGGCACCATCGCCGTAGGGCTGGTCCCGCACTGCCACAGCCTCGAGCACCCCCCGGGATGGGGGCCCGGCTCCGTCGCCTACCACGCCGATGATGGAAA gcTCTACAGTGGCCGGGCCAAGGGGCGCCAGTTCGGCTCCAAGTGCAGCTCCGGGGACCGGATCGGCTGTGGTGTTGAGAGGGGCTCGTTCggagcccccccagcccaggTTTTCTTCACCAAGAACGGCCAGAGG gtggggggtctgggggtgccccTGTCGCCCCCCGGGCTGTTCCCAGCCGTGGGGCTGCACTCGCTGGGCGAGGAGGTTCGGCTGCACCTGCCCCCCCCCGGGCCCCCCGAGGATGAAGGGGGGGCCATGCTGGTGgacagcctggaggaggagtGGGGGAGGCTCCACGACGTGCGGCTCTACGGCTCC GTGTTGGAGTAcgtggggaaggggaagagcaTCGTGGATGTGGGGCTGGCCCAGGCGCGGCGGCCGCTCAGCCCCCGCAGCCACTACTTCGAGCTGGAGATCCTGGACCCCGGCGAGAAGTGCTACATCGCCCTGGGCGTGGCCAGGAAG GATTACCCCAAAAATCGTCAccctggctggagcaggggctCGGTGGCCTACCACGCAG ACGACGGAAAGCTGTTCCATGGCAGCGGGGTCGGAGATCCCTTCGGCCCCCGCTGCTACAAGGGTGACGTGATGGGCTGTGGGATCATGTTCCCTCGGGACTACGGCCGGGACAGCGAAG GTGACAGCGATGACGCCTCGGAGCCCCCCGAGGTGAAGGTGAAGGTGCGCAACGTGATGtacctggaggaggaggaggaggaggaggaggaagaggaggaggaagaagaggatggggaggacatggagcaggagcaggagggcaggaaggtCGTG GTGTTCTTCACACGGAACGGGATGGTCGTGGGGCGCAGGGAGGTTGGGGTCCCCCCCGGGGGGCTCTTCCCCACCGTGGGgatgctcagcactggtgagaaGGTCAAGGTGGACCTGCACCCCCTGAGTGGATAA
- the MFSD5 gene encoding molybdate-anion transporter → MFLLPCSALALLLLTCLALEPAPRRPPPSNPAFRGFQRRFLLGYLPALAADWLQGPLLFQLLHSRGFLRSQIAALYSCGFASNVAFGLVSGVFVDRLGRKKSCVLSSGLCSVSCLLQLSHDFLALAAARVLAGFGTSLLFSAFESWYLHEHLERHDFPAEWIPDTFSRVALWNSGLAVAAGLLAWLLAEVLPLGPAAPFLAALPFLALSGIFAAKNWDENYGKSRPCGKACGEGLRGLVSEPRALLLGLVQALVESILLIFAFLWTPVLEPHGIPLGIAFSAFTAASAAGSALFRRGATGRLRLQPLRLLPGSVLLLALALVLLALPLDAAGDFLAVLLLQLSCGIYFPAMAFLRRRLERGGDAAGGARWLRLPLGLAVALALPALPGDPAGTRAVLGAAALAALVALGAAGGVLGTSRGDEGLRVGDEGLLEGDTGE, encoded by the coding sequence atgttcctgctgccctgctctgccctcgcCCTCCTCCTTCTCACCTGCCTGGCTCTGGAGccggccccgcgccgccccccGCCCTCCAACCCCGCGTTCCGCGGCTTCCAGCGGCGCTTCCTGCTGGGCTATCTGCCGGCGCTGGCCGCCGACTGGCTGCAGGGCCCGCTgctcttccagctgctgcacagccgcGGCTTCCTGCGCAGCCAGATCGCCGCCCTCTACTCCTGCGGCTTCGCCTCCAACGTCGCCTTCGGCCTCGTCTCCGGGGTGTTTGTGGATCGGCTGGGCCGGAAGAAGTCCTGTGTGCTGTCCTCGGGGCTGTGCTCcgtgtcctgcctgctgcagctctcgcaCGATTTCCTGGCCCTGGCGGCCGCCCGGGTCCTGGCGGGATTCGGCACCTCGCTGCTCTTCTCGGCCTTTGAGTCCTGGTACCTCCACGAGCACCTGGAGCGCCACGACTTCCCTGCCGAGTGGATTCCCGACACCTTCTCGCGCGTGGCGCTCTGGAACAGCGGCCTGGCCGTGGCAGCCGGcctgctggcctggctgctggccGAGGTGCTGCCGCTGGGCCCCGCAGCCCCGTTCCTGGCGGCGCTGCCCTTCCTGGCTCTCTCGGGGATCTTCGCTGCGAAAAACTGGGATGAGAACTACGGCAAGAGCCGGCCCTGCGGGAAGGCCTGCGGGGAAGGCCTTCGGGGCCTCGTGTCCGAGCCCCGGgcgctgctcctggggctggtcCAGGCTCTGGTGGAGAGCATCCTGCTCATCTTCGCCTTCCTTTGGACACCCGTGCTGGAGCCGCACGGGATCCCGCTAGGAATCGCCTTCTCGGCGTTCACGGCCGCCAGCGCCGCGGGCTCAGCGCTGTTCCGGCGCGGCGCCACCGGGAGGCTCCGGCTGCAGCCGCTGCGGCTCCTGCCCGGCtccgtgctgctgctggcgctggccctcgtgctgctggccctgccgcTGGACGCTGCCGGCGACTTCCTcgccgtgctgctgctgcagctctcctgtggCATCTACTTCCCGGCCATGGCGTTCCTGCGGCGCCGGCTGGAGCGCGGTGGGGACGCGGCGGGAGGGGCGCGGTGGCTGCGGCTGCCCCTGGGCCTGGCGGTGGCgctggcgctgccggcgctgcccggggaCCCCGCGGGAACGCGCGCCGTGCTCGGGGCCGCCGCCTTGGCGGCGCTGGTGGCGCTGGGGGCGGCCGGGGGCGTCCTGGGCACCAGCCGTGGGGACGAGGGGCTGAGGGTGGGGGACGAGGGGCTGCTcgagggggacacgggggagtGA
- the RARG gene encoding LOW QUALITY PROTEIN: retinoic acid receptor gamma (The sequence of the model RefSeq protein was modified relative to this genomic sequence to represent the inferred CDS: deleted 1 base in 1 codon), producing the protein MFGCVEAAAAPRRLHDVTNRGGCALRRVPVPAGCGGPARRALEPSPGRVLGDTGPPSPHPPPRVHKPCFVCSDRSSGYHYGVSSCEGCKGFFRRSIQKNMVYTCHRERNCQIDKVTRNRCQFCRLQKCFQVGMSKEAVRNDRNKRKKEVKEDLGGDELSPELAELVRRVSRAHQETFPSLGQLGKYTTNSSADHRVQLDLGLWDKFSELATKCIIKIVEFAKRLPGFTGLSMADQITLLKAACLDILMLRICTRYTPEQDTMTFSDGLTLTRTQMHNAGFGPLTDLVFAFAGQLLPLQLDDTETGLLSAICLICGDRMELEQPRRVERLQEPLLEALRVYARRRRPWQPQRFPRMLLKITDLRGISTKGAERAITLRTEIPGPMPPLIREMLENPEIFTEVGGDAPPPPPDPPAAQDSPPGPPTSP; encoded by the exons ATGTTCGGCTGCgtggaggcggcggcggcgccgcggcGGCTGCACGACGTGACGAACCGCGGGGGCTGCGCCCTACGCAGGGTCCCGGTGCCCGCCGGCTGCGGGGGCCCCGCCCGCAGAG ccctggagccctCCCCTGGCCGGGTTTTGGGGGACACGGGCCCCCCCTCGCCA CACCCCCCCCCACGCGTGCACAAGCCGTGCTTCGTGTGCAGCGACCGCAGCTCCGGCTACCACTACGGAGTGAGCTCCTGCGAGGGCTGCAAG GGCTTTTTCCGGAGAAGCATCCAGAAGAACATGGTGTACACGTGTCACCGGGAGCGCAACTGCCAGATCGACAAGGTCACCCGCAACCGCTGCCAGTTCTGCCGCCTCCAGAAGTGCTTCCAGGTCGGAATGTCCAAGGAAG CCGTGCGGAACGATCggaacaagaggaaaaaggaggtGAAGGAGGATTTGGGTGGGGATGAGCTGAGCCCCGAGCTGGCCGAGCTGGTGCGCAGGGTGAGCAGAGCCCACCAGGAGACCTTCCCCTCCCTGGGCCAGCTGGGCAAGTACACCAcg AACTCGAGCGCTGACCACCGGGTGCAGCTGgacctggggctgtgggacaaGTTCAGCGAATTGGCCACCAAGTGCATCATCAAGATCGTGGAGTTTGCCAAGAGGCTCCCAGGCTTCACGGGGCTCAGCATGGCTGACCAGATCACCCTGCTCAAGGCTGCCTGCCTCGACATCCTG ATGCTGCGGATCTGCACCCGCTACACGCCGGAGCAGGACACGATGACGTTCTCGGACGGGCTGACGCTGACCCGGACCCAGATGCACAATGCGGGGTTTGGGCCCCTCACCGACCTCGTGTTCGCCTTcgcagggcagctgctgccgcTGCAGCTCGATGACACAGAGACCGGGCTGCTCAGTGCCATCTGCCTCATCTGTGggg AccggatggagctggagcagccccggcGTGTGGAGCGGCTGCAGGAGCCGCTGCTCGAGGCTCTCCGGGTCTATGCGCGGCGCCGGCGCCCGTGGCAGCCTCAGCGTTTCCCCCGGATGCTGCTCAAAATCACTGACCTGCGCGGCATCAGCACCAAGG GGGCAGAACGAGCCATCACCCTGCGCACGGAGATCCCGGGGCCGATGCCCCCCCTGATCCGGGAAATGCTGGAGAACCCCGAAATCTTCACCGAAGTGGGGGGAGATGCACCCCCTCCACCCCCAGACCCTCCTGCCGCCCAGGACAGTCCCCCTGGCCCCCCCACATCCCCATAG
- the ZNF740 gene encoding zinc finger protein 740 isoform X3, giving the protein MAAQYSPSRRRSAHAHGSPHFRQAFWAPWKRRRGRGLPVPGGGGGGAAGPGSGGRSAEGPRQADPSGFSSVPADPAPAQLGGSRIWGQARPCLPPLPAPVAPSGGGRGGRGGGGEEGMAAPWRASLLACEGLSGVCLVPTVASKKMMPKSGGKPDGNRERGSSPDLLSLRQDPDKPRARKDDDAPEASNPKKSMKKMVVIEQNGSFQLKNFICDHCFGAFRSSYHLKRHILIHTGEKPFECDMCDMRFIQKYHLERHKRVHSGEKPYQCERCMQSFSRTDRLLRHKRMCQGCQTKTPPDSQLLL; this is encoded by the exons ATGGCGGCGCAGTACTCGCCGTCACGCCGCCGCTCTGCGCATGCGCACGGTAGCCCGCACTTCCGCCAGGCGTTCTGGGCGCCCTGGaagcggcggcgggggcgggggctTCCGGTTCCgggtggcggcggcgggggggcggcggggccgggctcgggcggTCGGAGCGCGGAGGGGCCGCGGCAG GCGGATCCCTCTGGATTCAGCTCCGTCCCTGCAGATCCAGCACCCGCCCAACTCGGGGGGTCCCGAATTTGGGGGCAAGCCCGGCCCTGTCTCCCCCCCCTTCCTGCCCCAGTGGCCCcttcaggaggaggaagaggaggaagaggaggaggaggagaagaaggaatgGCGGCGCCGTGGCGG GCGAGTCTCCTGGCCTGCGAGGGGCTCTCGGGCGTCTGCCTCGTCCCCACCGTCGCCAGCAAGAAGATGATGCCCAAATCCGGCGGGAAACCGGACGGGAACCGGGAACGGGGCTCCAGCCCTGACCTCCTG TCCCTCCGCCAGGACCCCGACAAGCCCCGTGCCCGCAAGGACGATGATGCTCCTGAGGCCTCCAACCCCAAGAAATCCATGAAAAAG ATGGTGGTGATCGAGCAAAACGGCTCCTTCCAGCTCAAGAACTTCATCTGCGACCACTGTTTCGGCGCCTTCCGGAGCAGCTACCACCTCAAACGGCACATCCTCATCCACACCG GGGAGAAGCCGTTCGAGTGTGACATGTGCGACATGCGCTTCATCCAGAAGTACCACCTGGAGCGGCACAAGCGCGTGCACAGCGGGGAGAAGCCGTACCAGTGCGAGCGCTGCATGCAG AGCTTCTCCCGCACGGACCGGCTGCTCCGACACAAGCGCAtgtgccaaggctgccagaCCAAGACCCCGCCCGACTCGCAGCTCCTGCTGTGA
- the ZNF740 gene encoding zinc finger protein 740 isoform X1 — protein sequence MAAQYSPSRRRSAHAHGSPHFRQAFWAPWKRRRGRGLPVPGGGGGGAAGPGSGGRSAEGPRQADPSGFSSVPADPAPAQLGGSRIWGQARPCLPPLPAPVAPSGGGRGGRGGGGEEGMAAPWRASLLACEGLSGVCLVPTVASKKMMPKSGGKPDGNRERGSSPDLLSLRQDPDKPRARKDDDAPEASNPKKSMKKRRKRVPGAEGPPSSSRRGSQVCRRAARGGGGGRQSPKLRQMVVIEQNGSFQLKNFICDHCFGAFRSSYHLKRHILIHTGEKPFECDMCDMRFIQKYHLERHKRVHSGEKPYQCERCMQSFSRTDRLLRHKRMCQGCQTKTPPDSQLLL from the exons ATGGCGGCGCAGTACTCGCCGTCACGCCGCCGCTCTGCGCATGCGCACGGTAGCCCGCACTTCCGCCAGGCGTTCTGGGCGCCCTGGaagcggcggcgggggcgggggctTCCGGTTCCgggtggcggcggcgggggggcggcggggccgggctcgggcggTCGGAGCGCGGAGGGGCCGCGGCAG GCGGATCCCTCTGGATTCAGCTCCGTCCCTGCAGATCCAGCACCCGCCCAACTCGGGGGGTCCCGAATTTGGGGGCAAGCCCGGCCCTGTCTCCCCCCCCTTCCTGCCCCAGTGGCCCcttcaggaggaggaagaggaggaagaggaggaggaggagaagaaggaatgGCGGCGCCGTGGCGG GCGAGTCTCCTGGCCTGCGAGGGGCTCTCGGGCGTCTGCCTCGTCCCCACCGTCGCCAGCAAGAAGATGATGCCCAAATCCGGCGGGAAACCGGACGGGAACCGGGAACGGGGCTCCAGCCCTGACCTCCTG TCCCTCCGCCAGGACCCCGACAAGCCCCGTGCCCGCAAGGACGATGATGCTCCTGAGGCCTCCAACCCCAAGAAATCCATGAAAAAG CGCCGCAAGCGGGTTCCCGGCGCCGAGGGACCCCCGAGCTCCTCCCGCCGAGGATCCCAGGTTTGCCGCCGCGCCgcacgaggaggaggaggaggaagacaaTCTCCCAAACTCCGGCAG ATGGTGGTGATCGAGCAAAACGGCTCCTTCCAGCTCAAGAACTTCATCTGCGACCACTGTTTCGGCGCCTTCCGGAGCAGCTACCACCTCAAACGGCACATCCTCATCCACACCG GGGAGAAGCCGTTCGAGTGTGACATGTGCGACATGCGCTTCATCCAGAAGTACCACCTGGAGCGGCACAAGCGCGTGCACAGCGGGGAGAAGCCGTACCAGTGCGAGCGCTGCATGCAG AGCTTCTCCCGCACGGACCGGCTGCTCCGACACAAGCGCAtgtgccaaggctgccagaCCAAGACCCCGCCCGACTCGCAGCTCCTGCTGTGA
- the ZNF740 gene encoding zinc finger protein 740 isoform X2, producing the protein MAAQYSPSRRRSAHAHGSPHFRQAFWAPWKRRRGRGLPVPGGGGGGAAGPGSGGRSAEGPRQADPSGFSSVPADPAPAQLGGSRIWGQARPCLPPLPAPVAPSGGGRGGRGGGGEEGMAAPWRASLLACEGLSGVCLVPTVASKKMMPKSGGKPDGNRERGSSPDLLSLRQDPDKPRARKDDDAPEASNPKKSMKKRRKRVPGAEGPPSSSRRGSQMVVIEQNGSFQLKNFICDHCFGAFRSSYHLKRHILIHTGEKPFECDMCDMRFIQKYHLERHKRVHSGEKPYQCERCMQSFSRTDRLLRHKRMCQGCQTKTPPDSQLLL; encoded by the exons ATGGCGGCGCAGTACTCGCCGTCACGCCGCCGCTCTGCGCATGCGCACGGTAGCCCGCACTTCCGCCAGGCGTTCTGGGCGCCCTGGaagcggcggcgggggcgggggctTCCGGTTCCgggtggcggcggcgggggggcggcggggccgggctcgggcggTCGGAGCGCGGAGGGGCCGCGGCAG GCGGATCCCTCTGGATTCAGCTCCGTCCCTGCAGATCCAGCACCCGCCCAACTCGGGGGGTCCCGAATTTGGGGGCAAGCCCGGCCCTGTCTCCCCCCCCTTCCTGCCCCAGTGGCCCcttcaggaggaggaagaggaggaagaggaggaggaggagaagaaggaatgGCGGCGCCGTGGCGG GCGAGTCTCCTGGCCTGCGAGGGGCTCTCGGGCGTCTGCCTCGTCCCCACCGTCGCCAGCAAGAAGATGATGCCCAAATCCGGCGGGAAACCGGACGGGAACCGGGAACGGGGCTCCAGCCCTGACCTCCTG TCCCTCCGCCAGGACCCCGACAAGCCCCGTGCCCGCAAGGACGATGATGCTCCTGAGGCCTCCAACCCCAAGAAATCCATGAAAAAG CGCCGCAAGCGGGTTCCCGGCGCCGAGGGACCCCCGAGCTCCTCCCGCCGAGGATCCCAG ATGGTGGTGATCGAGCAAAACGGCTCCTTCCAGCTCAAGAACTTCATCTGCGACCACTGTTTCGGCGCCTTCCGGAGCAGCTACCACCTCAAACGGCACATCCTCATCCACACCG GGGAGAAGCCGTTCGAGTGTGACATGTGCGACATGCGCTTCATCCAGAAGTACCACCTGGAGCGGCACAAGCGCGTGCACAGCGGGGAGAAGCCGTACCAGTGCGAGCGCTGCATGCAG AGCTTCTCCCGCACGGACCGGCTGCTCCGACACAAGCGCAtgtgccaaggctgccagaCCAAGACCCCGCCCGACTCGCAGCTCCTGCTGTGA